The following are encoded together in the Bradymonas sediminis genome:
- a CDS encoding cold-shock protein, whose protein sequence is MSKIQGKVKWFNEDKGYGFIERNDGGEDVFLHFNALAQDGFKTIAEDAAVEFDVEQGPKGPKAANVVQV, encoded by the coding sequence ATGTCGAAAATTCAAGGTAAAGTGAAGTGGTTCAACGAAGACAAAGGCTACGGCTTCATCGAGCGTAATGATGGAGGCGAGGACGTGTTCTTGCACTTCAACGCCCTTGCTCAGGACGGATTCAAAACCATCGCCGAAGACGCCGCCGTCGAATTTGACGTCGAGCAGGGACCGAAAGGCCCCAAGGCTGCAAACGTGGTTCAGGTCTGA